In Phycisphaerales bacterium, the sequence GCGGACCTCTGCCGAGACCGACGCGAGCGACCGTGACTGGTTGACGGCCTCGGTCACGATCGCGCGCAGGGCGCCGGCCAGTTCGTCGAAGGACCGGTGGTCCACCACGCGGGGCGACACGAACAACTGACGCGCGAGGTCCTCACCTCGGGGCAATCCCGCACTTCCCGCTCCCGGCTTCGTCTCCACGATCATGGCGCCCTCCATGGCGAAAAGGGGATTGTCGGCCATATCGGCCTGTTTCGCGTAGTTCTTGCCCGATCGACGTGGCTCCATGGGACTAATCGCCTCCCCGCTATCCTCTGTGTGGTGCGAAAGACATCCACAGCCAAAGCATCGGGAACTGTTCGGCTCCAGAAATACCTCGCCGACGCGGGCGTCGCCGCGCGACGGGTATGCGAGGAACTGATCGAGTCAGGCAGGGTCGAGGTCAATAGCGTGACGGTCTCGACGCTCCCAGCGTTCGTGGAGCCGGGCGTGGATCGCGTGCGTGTCGATGGGCGGGAGGTCCGCGGGGCCGACCGGAAGTTGTACGTGATGCTCCACAAGCCCACGCGGGTCCTCTCGACGACCGCCGACGAGCCGGGGTCGGATCGCGCCACGGTGCTCGATCTTGTCCAGCACCCTTCCGGGGCGCGCCTCTTCCCTGTCGGGCGGCTCGATTACGACGCGACGGGGCTAGTGCTGCTCACCAACGACGGCGAACTCGCCAATCGCCTCTCGCACCCGCGGTTCGGCGTCGAGAAGACGTATCTCGTCACGGTGAAGGGAAGGCCCGACGAGAAGGCGCTCGCGAACCTGTCGCAGCCCTACAAGGAGATCGCGCGGCGTGCGGCAAAGGTCCAGCGTGATCTTCGCGGGCCGAAGCGCGACGCGACACCGATCGTCGTGCGTGTGCCACGGGGGATGCCCCAGATCCGGATCGTGAGCGCCGGCAAGATGGCCGCCGCGGGTGAAGGTGCTGGCGCGAACAGCATCCTCGAGATTCGACTCCAGGAATCGCATGGCGGGCAACTCCAGGACGTCCTGCGGATGCTCGGCACGCCGGTCCGCAAGATCATCCGCGTGGCGATCGGCGGGCTGCAACTCAAGGGCCTGGCCTCAGGCCAATGGCGGGAACTCTCACGCGAAGAGATCCAGGTGCTCCGCAAGGGCGGACCGGCGAAACCGAGTCCATCGGTGCGCAAGATCGGCGTGAAATCAAGCATGGCTCCCGATCAGGACAAGAACAGGAAGCCCCTCGGCGAAAGAAGCCACCCGTCCAAGCCGAAGGAAAGAAGCGGGAAACCCGCGTCTAGAACGTCCGATCGCTCGAGCGTGACGCGATCGGCGCGGAGTGGAACGCAGGACGGACGCCCGAATGGCCGAACGAGCGGCAGCCCGCGTGTGACTCGACCAGGCGGACATCGGAAAGGTTGATGGAGACACGCGAGAGCCAACCTGACGTTCGCCCTGATCGTGACCTCACTGGTCCGATGGGCAACCTGCGCGCGCTGTGGCAGTTTGTGCGGGTCGTGCTCGCCAACGCGCATCGCGTGCAGATCGCGCGGATGGCGGCCGCTCTCTCGTATCGCACGATCTTCGGCCTGATTCCGGTGATCGTGATCAGCCTCATCGTGCTGCGCGCGTTCTCGACGCCCGATGAACTGAAACTCAAAGTCCGCCAGATCATGGACTTCACCGGGCTTTCCCAGGTGACGCTGACCCAGGAGCAACTCGACCAGTCCGGGATGGAGAACGGCGTGACGGTGGGCGACCCGCGTGACGCGGCCTTCGAGAACCCCGACTCCACCACAGATCCGGCCGGTTCGCCAGCAGCACCTGCCGCGACCGGGCACACGCCGTCGCCGACGAATGCCACCTCGCACCAGTTCACAAGCCTCGATCAGTGGATTGAGGAGGTCGTGGACAACGTTCACAACGTGAAGGTGAGCGCGATCGGGACGGTCGGCGCGATCATGCTCATGTATGCCGCGATCTCCATGCTCGTGGAGATCGAGAAGGCGTACAACCAGGTCTTCCTCGCGCCGATCGGCAGGTCCTGGCCCCGGCGGATCATGCTCTATTGGACCCTGCTCACCCTGGGCTCGGTCTGCCTCGTGCTCACGTTCTATCTCCAGGAACGCACGCTGCTCTACCTGCGCGGGAACGACGGCCTGCTCGGGCGCTGGCTCGGGTTCCTCGGCTCGTACCCGCTGACCGTCATGATCAGCGCGCTCATGCTGACGCTGATGTACATGGCCGTCCCCAACTCGCGCGTGCAGGTCGGCCCGGCCTTTGTCGGCGCCTTCGTCGCGGCGCTCGGGCTGGAGGGGGCCAAACGCGGGTTCTCCATGTACGTGGCATACTCCAGTTCCACCGCCCGGCTCTATGGGCTCCTCGCCCTCATCCCACTCTTTCTCATCTGGATCTATGTCACCTGGCTCATCAACATCGGCGGGCTGATCGTGACCCACTCGCTCCAGAGTTACACCGCCGCCCGCAAGTCCGGCGCGCTCCGTGATCTCCTCGGGACGCTCGGGCTTGTCCCCGATTCCGGCCCGGGTCGGCACCCGATCGTGGACACCTCGGCCGTCCTCGCGCTCATGGTCGTCGTGACTCGGAGGTTCGCCACGGGCAAGCCGACGGATCGCACGCATATCGCCAACGAGTTGGGGCTTGATGAGGACATTGCCGCGGTCGTGATGGAGCAACTGGCGGCCCGGAAGATGCTGCTCAGTGTCGCCGGCAAGACCGAAGGCGGCTACACGCTCGCCCGTCCTCCCGAGTCCATCAGCGCCAGCGAGGTCCTGCGCCTGGGCGAAGAACTCTCCAGTGTGGATGTCGCTCGCGTGGCCGAGGTCATGGACGAGTTGCGCGCGCACCGGGCGAAGGTGCTCGCGGGCCGGACCCTCGCCGATCTCATCGCCCCGCGCCCCGCCGGCGAGGCGTCACCATCGCCCCAGGTGCCAAGCCCCGCCTGAAGCACGCCTTGTGCGAGCAACCCCCGGCATTCCTAGACTTTCCGAGTTGGCCATCCCGCCGCTCGCCCTCGATCGGCACGGCCACGATTCCTTGTGTACTGAGGAGCGCGAATGGGTCTCGAAGCGGCACTCTCCACCGAAGGATTCCTCACGACGAACCTCCAGCGCGTCGTGAACTGGGCGCGCCGAAGTAGCGTCTGGCCGATGCCGTTCGCCACCGCGTGCTGCGGGATCGAACTCATGGCGACCGCCTGCTCGCGCTACGACCTGGCGCGATTCGGGGCCGAGGTCATGCGCTTCAGCCCGCGCCAGGCCGACCTGCTCATCGTCGCCGGACGCATCGCCATCAAGACCATGCCCGTGCTCCAGCGCATCTACGAGCAGATGGCCGAGCCGAAGTGGGTCATCTCGATGGGCGCGTGCGCCTCGACCGGCGGTGTCTTCGACACCTATGCCGTCGTCCAGGGGTGCGACCAGTACATCCCGGTCGATGTCTACATCCCCGGGTGCCCGCCGCGCCCCGAGATGCTCATCGAGGGTGTCATGGCGATCCAGCGCCACATCGATCAGGAGGGGATACCTCCCCAAGGCGGCAAGCGCGTGCCGCTCGGCGTCGCCGTGCAACCCACGCACGCCCCGAGGCCTCAGCCCGTCGGCCTGACCATTGGGTCGTGAGTGTTTCGAATCTTGTTCGTTCGCGGGGCGCGATTCGCGTCAGAGGTGCGACACGCCGTGCACCGGCACGAACAGAATCGGGCAAGGGCTGCACTCCAGCAACGACTTGCTTACCGAGCCGAAGATCAGACGTTTCACAACGCCGTCGGCATGCGTCCCCATCACAATGAGATCGATCCTGTTCCGCGAGGCGTACTCGGCAAGTTCATGAGGAGCGTTCCCGATCGTGCACTCGGTCTTTACCTCAAGACCCGTGAGATTCGAACGCACGAACTCCGCGAGCGACGCGCGCCCGTGCTCCACGAGTAATGAAGGATCGGGCATCGCCACGGCCGGGTAGGGCGCGCCCGAGGCGGCATCGACCGGTGGCGGCACGCCCGGGCTGGCGACGTGGACTACGTGGATCGTGGCACCCAGGCTCTTCGCGAGATACGCCGCGTGGGCCGCCGCCCGCTTCGACAACTCCGAGAACGCCGTCGGCAAGAGGATCGAGGAGTATTGGATCGCGGGTGTGGCGTTCATCGCGGCTTCTCCAGAAACTTGCCCCGATACTGGATCGTGTACAAGTCATGGCGTCGATCGGTGTACGGCCGAGCCGTGCCCGAGACGCAAGAGTAGCGAATCGACCGCGAGTCCTCGTGCGACCTCCCCCATCTCGATAGTGGGCCAGCCCTGGTTGTCAGCACCCGCTCTGGAATCGGTCGAGGAAATAGATCACGTCATCGATCGTGACGGCGCCGTCGGTCATGCCAAGCCCCTGGCCGTCGTCCATGTCCGCGATCGCCGCACCGTCTGCGAAGAGGCCGATGTAATAGAGCAGATCGTCGATCGACACAGCGTCGTCGGGCGTCCCCGTCTGTGAACCGTCGTCAAAGTCCGCGGGACAGATCGGCGACGCCACCACCGAAATCGAGTACGACGTGCAGGCGAAGACCTCGCTTCGGATCGTCGTCTCCAGGGTCTCTCCAGACCCCACCGGCACGAACCCCGAGTCGAGCGCCACGTCCGCGCGATCCGGGAAGTCGAAAGTCAGGGTGAGGCGCCGCTCTGCGTCGGGCAGGATGGTCGTGAGCAGCGCGCCGGTGCCATCGAGGTGCTGCAGGGAGCCATCTAGCGCGCGGGCGTTGAGGCTTGCGGTAACGTTGTACGCCGTCTGCTCCGGAATGCTGGGCGCGATCGTCATGTACATCCGTCCCGTGGTCGGGAGAAACGGCCCAGCCCAAACGCACAGGCACGGCCCGCTGCACGGATTCGTGTTGTACAGGCTCTCTGGCGTCACGCGATACGCACGCCAAAGGTCGGATTGGGCGAGAGCCGAGGTCGAGAGCGTGGCCAGCGACAGTGCGAGAACGCATGCGGTCTTCATCGGTGGTCTCCTGTACTCAGTGGCCGCACTCTTCCCCCATCGGTACGCCTGGATCGGTGTGATCGGCGAGCGAAACGGCCCAACCACATTGTGCGCGATGAACCCCGCATGTGCAAGTGCCGTGTGTAACGGCAAGGTTCGCAGCATGTTCGTGTGGGCAAACGCGGGTGCAGCCTAGCGATAGTCTCCGTCGTCCCAGGTCTTGAGATTGAGGAGATCCGCCGCGGCGATATGCGAGGCGTGACCGTCCATGTACATCGCGTTGGCGCCGTCGCCATGCCGATTGGGCGCGGTGCGTCGCCACAGCGTCGGGTCGCCCCCGGCCGTCGGGCCGTTGATGTTCGTCCGCCGACGGATGTCGTAGAAGATCGAGAGGTGCATGTCGCTCGCCGCCGTCGCCTGGTAGTTCTGCGACCGCAGATTGCCCGGATCGTCGGCGAAGCACGTCAAGTAGAGCACGTGCTCGGTGCGCGCGATCCGGACGAGTTGCATCGGCGCCTTGCACTCGGTCTCATTGGTGAGGAAGGTCGGCGATGAGCGCGTGAAGCGCACGCCGTTGTTGATGTAGTGGATGCGGTGGTCGTCGCGGGGCCGCGCCGGGTCACGATAGACATCCATCGCGTGGAAGCGATCATTCATCCCTCCAGAGTCGTTCTGGGCGTCGGCGCGCGGATCAAGAAACGGCCTGAGATTGAACGCCCACGAGATATTGAACTGCGCCCGTTGCCCTGGAGCCCACGATCGGAACCACGCGGGGACCTGGGGCACGCGCATGGGCAGCGCCTCGCTGTTGCCCGACTCGCGCGGGATCCATTCCTTGTACGTGTTCGCGTAGGTCTGGAGGGCGATCCCGATCTGTCGCTGGTTCGAGAGACACGCCGCGGCCTGTGCCGCACCCCGGGCCTTGGCCAGGCTCGGCAGGAGCAGCCCGATCAGGATCGCGATGATCGCGATGACCACGAGAAGTTCGATGAGCGTGAACGCGGGTGGCGCGAGACGGACGGAGACCTCTTCGCGGCTTGGGCGCGTGCGGGACATCCCACCATGCTATCACAACGAGGCGCCATTGGGGCACCACGGGAGAGGGCCCGCCCGGCTGGTCGAGATCGACTACTTGTCCGCGACGTTGAGGCTTCGCCCGACGCGACGCTTGCGGTTCATCAACTTCCGCCCGTTGGTCGTCTTCATCCGAGCCCGAAATCCGATGGCCCGCTTGCGCTTCACGCGGCTTGTTCGATGGGGATAGTGCATGGCGAATCCTCGATCCTGAGAACCAAACCGCCGGCAGGCCGCCGATGGGCCGAGACAATAGGCGATCGACCCCCGCTTCGCCACATTTCCACGAACTCACCCCATGTTGGGATTGCGAATTCAGACAGAAGTGGTACTCTTTCTCGGTCGATGTAGGGCGTGACGCGTCCGCTCGCACGTCGTTCGGATTGTGTTCGTTGGCCGGTGTAGGCCACGCGAACACCCAGAACGGATGGCGAGCCATCGCGTTGCGACCCGGTCCGGTCTCGCGTGAGTCACTCTGGCCCCACGCGTGGTCGAACGGGACGCCCCGGCAGGTGGGCATTTCGCCCAGCCGCCGGAGCCTGTCGCGGGCCTTTGCCCGCATTGGAGCGGCGTGATGGATTCGGAAACACTGCACGAAATCGAGACCCTCGTCGGGCACACGTTCCACGATCGGGACCTGTTGCGCCAGGCGCTCACCCACGCCTCGATCGCGCCGTCGCGCGTCGAGTCAAACGAGCGCCTCGAGTTCCTGGGCGATGCCGTCCTGGGCCTGATCGTCTGCCAGCGCATCTACTCCCGCTTCCCCGAGGCTCTCGAGGGCGAGATGACCAAGATCAAGTCCTCGGTCGTCTCGCGTCAGACCTGCGCGGAGATCGCAAAGGACCTCGGGCTGGACTCGCGACTCGTCCTGGGCAAGGGGATGCAGAACACCGAACTCCCCATGTCGCTCGGGGCGGCGGTGCTCGAGTCGGTGATCGGCGCGATCTATCTCGATGGCGGGTTCGACGCCGCCGCCCGGTTTATCCACAGCGTTGTCGAGCCCTATATCGATGAGGGCCGATCCAACGGGCACCAGCAGAACTACAAGAGCGTGCTCCAGCAGCACTCGCAGCAGGCCTTCGGGATGGCGCCGCTCTATCGCATCGTCGATGAGCAAGGTCCGGACCACGCCAAGTGCTTCAAGATCTGCGTGGAGATCCAGCAGCGTCGCTTCGAGCCGAGTTGGGGGAACTCCAAGAAGAAGGCTGAGCAGAACGCCGCCCTCAACGCCTTGCGCGAACTGGGCGTGGTGCGCGTCGTCCCCGGCGGCGAGGTCCACATCGTTGCCATCGGCGCCTGCTGATCACGAGTCACGGACGATCCGCAAGCGGGTATCGGAAGAGCGCCAGCGATGGCACCGGGGGATACTTGATGCGGAAGCGATAGCCGTGGAAATCGGCGTCGGTCCACCCCAGGCGCTCAAAGGCCGACGAGATGGCACGGGAATAGCGGGGCACCTCGGGAACCATCGTCGAAGGCGGGCACGAGCCGAGTTCGGTCACCTGCTCGCCCACGGGCAGGAGCGCCTTGTCGCGGTGCGCGGGCGAGAAGGTCTGCCCACCCGGGAGATTGCTGTACACGCTGATCGTCGGGTGGTGGGCGAAGGCGAAGTCCTTGTGGACATAGAGATCGAAGACGAGCAACTCGGTCGGCGTGCTCACGTGCACGAGGTGCTCGCCATAGAGGTCGTCCTTGGTTTTGTAGATCGAGTTGGCGCCGCGATAGAACCAGCCGGCGACGCAGGAGATCACGCCGGACTTCCCGACGGGGCCCTCGGTGAGTTCGATGCGATAGGTCTCGCCCTCACCGGGAATCATCCGCATCGGCGGGGTGGGCTCGGTGCAGAGATCAAGAAGCAGGGGGACCTCGCCAGTCTCCCGCCGTGTGTCGAGCGCCTCGAGGAGCGTGGACGCATTGGTGGTCCCGTCGCCGATGTAGTTTCGCACGCGCGCCATGCTCCACGCGACGTCCGTGCGGAGCCGCTTGAAGTCGATCAGCCCGCTCAATAGGGCGATGTCGAGTTTCAAGGGGTTGGTCGAAGGGGCCACGATCTGGGCGGCAATGTGGACGCGTGACTGCACGCCCCACACCGCCGATTGCCCGCGAAAGGCGAGTTTGCGCTGCGCCTCGCCGTGCTGGCGTGTCGCCTCGTCGGTCGAGTGCCCAAGGATGATCTTGAACGTCTCGCGGTCGCCGGCGTGCTCGGCGATGAACTCATCGAGCCGAACGAGCGACTCGCGCGCGGTCTCCACCGCCGTCCGGTCCGCCCCGCTCTTGGCGAGACTCCGCACAAAGATCTGCAACCCCGAACGTCCAGGCAAGTGGGAGACCGCGAGCGAGGGGTCGTCCTCACGCACCACCCTCGCGACCTTCCACGTCAGGCTCTTGTCCAGACTGAACCGCCGCGACAACTCCTGTGGCTGGGTGGGGTCGGCGCCTGCCGACGCGATCAATGCCGCGAGCGAGGATCGGAGCGAGTGCAGCACCGAGCGCGCCTCGTCGTGGAACTCGCGTGGCTCGTTGCTGGACAAGGCCGATGGATCGATAATGGAACTCACGGGAGTAGATTACCGCGAAAGGCACCCACGTGGGAGTATCTCTGAGAACTTTCTTCCGAGAAAATGCTCAAAGAATCGACTTTGAGTCCGAAAACGGCGGGTTTGAGTCACGTTATCGCGCATCCTGTGTTTGGATCATGTTCAACAGCGGGACTGGACCCTGACCTCCCGTTACTTCCGCCACGTTTCGTAATGGTACTTTGGCTTCCAGTCCTCTGTGCCCACGCCGAGCAACTCGAGCAGCGGCCATACGGCACAGAAGTCGTCCCCCGGGCCGAACGATGTCGAACCGGTCCGAGTGATCTGGTCGCCAGTACGCCGGAACGTGCTCACGCCGGGCATTGGTTTGCCCTCATTCTCAAAGCCCATGTCGCGCGCGAACGACGAGCCGGTCGTGCTCACGACGGGGAACGGCCACCCGCGATCGGCTGCAAACTGGGCGGCCCGGGCCGGATCATCGGGCGACGACAGCACGAACCCCGCGCGATCCGAGAGATGCCTGAACATTCCGGTGAATCCGTCCGCCCAGAGCGTGCAATACACGCACGAATGCCCCATGTTGTGCACGACGATGAGTTCGTTCTTCGCGCCAAAGAGATCGAGGAGCGTGACCGGAGAGCCTGTTCCCGCGGCCTTGAACGAGTAGTTATTCACGTTCTCAGCCGGAGCCTCGCGACGGGCCGCGGCGAGTTTGGATTTCAGTTCGCCGATCTGGTCTTCCAACTGGCGGATCTCATCAAGTGTGCTAGGCATTGTGGCTCCTTTCGCGTTCTGGAGTTCATACTACCAGTCTTGGCTGCATCAGCACATTCCCTTGGCGGTGACGGCATGCCGTGGTATCCTCTGGGCATGACTTGCTCGACGAATCGTGTCTGTCAGTACATCGGCCCTGGCACGATTCTGGCGGGGTATCTTGGCATTGTCGGCCCAGTGGTTTCCGTGGCCCAGGCGCAGCAGAAACTCCACTTCACCTATCTCTGGCATCTCGAGCAGCCCATCTATTGGCCGGACCGCCAGGCCTCGGGCCAGGATCGCTATGAGGTCGCGTGGGGGTCGATCCTCCGCAAGGACGCCGGTGCGGTCCACCCCTCGAATAACCTCCGCGACATCTTCGGGCTTGCCGACCGCGTGGCGGCGTATCAGTATCGATGCCGCGACGCCATCAACAGCATCCGCTGGACCAATGAGGGCGGCGCCCAGATCTCGTACTCAGGCGGGCTGATCGAGAACATCTCGTCCCTCGGCAACGCCAACCAACTCGGGTACTCGTCGGGATGGTACAACTCCCTCCGCGAGGCACGCGGCTGGTCCACCACCATCGGCACAAGCGTTCCTCGTTGCGATCTGGTCATCTTCCCCTTCCACCACGCGCTCATGCCACTGCTCGATGAGTCGGCGATGCGGAAGGAGATCCAACTCTACAAATCGATCTATCCCGACGCGTGGGGCGCGGGCGTGCCGCAGTCGGTTGGGTTCTTCCCTTCGGAAATGGCCTTCACCGAGCGGATGATCCCCATCCTCGCGAGCGAGGGGATCCAGTGGTCGATTGTCTCTGCGGAGAAGATCAGCCGGGCCTGTGCCGATTTCCCGGTGGTGTATGGAAGCGGCGGGATCAACTGCGATCCGCCGAATCTCGCGGACAAGATCAACCCCGCGCAGGGCGCAAGCGGCTACTACCGCCAGTCGATCGATCGCGGGTGCGCCCGCCGAGGCGTATCCCTTCGCGCTGACGCCCCGGCGCGCGCAGCACGTCGATCCAGCCACCGGCGTCATCAGTTCCATCATCGTTGTTCCCGCGAGCCAGTCGCTCGGCTGGAAGGATGGCTACGCCCCGATCGGCACGTCGTACTTCGACCAACTCAACACACGCAACGACCCGAATCGACCCATGCTCGTCGTGCTCGCGCACGACGGCGACAATGCCTGGGGTGGAGGGTTCTCGTACTACCAGGAAGCCACACCGAATCTCGTGTCGAGCGCCAATGGCGCGGGCTATGTCCCCACGGTCGTGCAGCGATACCTCAGCGACCATCCCGTCCCCGCGAACGACTTCGTGCACGTGGAAGATGGAGCATGGGTCAACGCCGACGGCGACTTCGGTTCGCCCCAGTTTCTCAACTGGAACTGGCCCCCCGTGAACGCCTCGGGACAGGTGGACATCGCGAACGGCTGGGCCGAGGACATCCGAAGCTGGGCGATCATCGTTGCCGCCCAGAATCGCGTGGACACCGCCGAGCAGATCTGGACCGACCCAATCGTGATGGGCGGCTCGAGCGGGAGCGTGAACGTCCGGAAGATTCTGTATCCCGATGGATCGACCAACGCCGTCGAGCGCGCATGGCACTACTTTCTCGGCTCGCTCAACAGCGGATACATGTACTACGGCACGGCGGAGGACTTCGAGGTGAAGCCCACCATCGCGTGCAACGA encodes:
- a CDS encoding rRNA pseudouridine synthase translates to MRKTSTAKASGTVRLQKYLADAGVAARRVCEELIESGRVEVNSVTVSTLPAFVEPGVDRVRVDGREVRGADRKLYVMLHKPTRVLSTTADEPGSDRATVLDLVQHPSGARLFPVGRLDYDATGLVLLTNDGELANRLSHPRFGVEKTYLVTVKGRPDEKALANLSQPYKEIARRAAKVQRDLRGPKRDATPIVVRVPRGMPQIRIVSAGKMAAAGEGAGANSILEIRLQESHGGQLQDVLRMLGTPVRKIIRVAIGGLQLKGLASGQWRELSREEIQVLRKGGPAKPSPSVRKIGVKSSMAPDQDKNRKPLGERSHPSKPKERSGKPASRTSDRSSVTRSARSGTQDGRPNGRTSGSPRVTRPGGHRKG
- a CDS encoding YihY family inner membrane protein — its product is MGNLRALWQFVRVVLANAHRVQIARMAAALSYRTIFGLIPVIVISLIVLRAFSTPDELKLKVRQIMDFTGLSQVTLTQEQLDQSGMENGVTVGDPRDAAFENPDSTTDPAGSPAAPAATGHTPSPTNATSHQFTSLDQWIEEVVDNVHNVKVSAIGTVGAIMLMYAAISMLVEIEKAYNQVFLAPIGRSWPRRIMLYWTLLTLGSVCLVLTFYLQERTLLYLRGNDGLLGRWLGFLGSYPLTVMISALMLTLMYMAVPNSRVQVGPAFVGAFVAALGLEGAKRGFSMYVAYSSSTARLYGLLALIPLFLIWIYVTWLINIGGLIVTHSLQSYTAARKSGALRDLLGTLGLVPDSGPGRHPIVDTSAVLALMVVVTRRFATGKPTDRTHIANELGLDEDIAAVVMEQLAARKMLLSVAGKTEGGYTLARPPESISASEVLRLGEELSSVDVARVAEVMDELRAHRAKVLAGRTLADLIAPRPAGEASPSPQVPSPA
- a CDS encoding NADH-quinone oxidoreductase subunit B codes for the protein MGLEAALSTEGFLTTNLQRVVNWARRSSVWPMPFATACCGIELMATACSRYDLARFGAEVMRFSPRQADLLIVAGRIAIKTMPVLQRIYEQMAEPKWVISMGACASTGGVFDTYAVVQGCDQYIPVDVYIPGCPPRPEMLIEGVMAIQRHIDQEGIPPQGGKRVPLGVAVQPTHAPRPQPVGLTIGS
- a CDS encoding universal stress protein; amino-acid sequence: MNATPAIQYSSILLPTAFSELSKRAAAHAAYLAKSLGATIHVVHVASPGVPPPVDAASGAPYPAVAMPDPSLLVEHGRASLAEFVRSNLTGLEVKTECTIGNAPHELAEYASRNRIDLIVMGTHADGVVKRLIFGSVSKSLLECSPCPILFVPVHGVSHL
- a CDS encoding DUF1559 domain-containing protein; translation: MSRTRPSREEVSVRLAPPAFTLIELLVVIAIIAILIGLLLPSLAKARGAAQAAACLSNQRQIGIALQTYANTYKEWIPRESGNSEALPMRVPQVPAWFRSWAPGQRAQFNISWAFNLRPFLDPRADAQNDSGGMNDRFHAMDVYRDPARPRDDHRIHYINNGVRFTRSSPTFLTNETECKAPMQLVRIARTEHVLYLTCFADDPGNLRSQNYQATAASDMHLSIFYDIRRRTNINGPTAGGDPTLWRRTAPNRHGDGANAMYMDGHASHIAAADLLNLKTWDDGDYR
- the rpmH gene encoding 50S ribosomal protein L34 codes for the protein MHYPHRTSRVKRKRAIGFRARMKTTNGRKLMNRKRRVGRSLNVADK
- the rnc gene encoding ribonuclease III, translated to MDSETLHEIETLVGHTFHDRDLLRQALTHASIAPSRVESNERLEFLGDAVLGLIVCQRIYSRFPEALEGEMTKIKSSVVSRQTCAEIAKDLGLDSRLVLGKGMQNTELPMSLGAAVLESVIGAIYLDGGFDAAARFIHSVVEPYIDEGRSNGHQQNYKSVLQQHSQQAFGMAPLYRIVDEQGPDHAKCFKICVEIQQRRFEPSWGNSKKKAEQNAALNALRELGVVRVVPGGEVHIVAIGAC
- a CDS encoding DUF899 family protein; the encoded protein is MPSTLDEIRQLEDQIGELKSKLAAARREAPAENVNNYSFKAAGTGSPVTLLDLFGAKNELIVVHNMGHSCVYCTLWADGFTGMFRHLSDRAGFVLSSPDDPARAAQFAADRGWPFPVVSTTGSSFARDMGFENEGKPMPGVSTFRRTGDQITRTGSTSFGPGDDFCAVWPLLELLGVGTEDWKPKYHYETWRK